The Fundidesulfovibrio putealis DSM 16056 sequence ACTTAAAATCCCTTGATCCGAAAGGGTCGTGCCGGTTCGAGTCCGGCCTCGGGCACCATGATTTCAATATGTTAGACATGAAACAGGCCGATTTCCCAAGGCGGAAAATCGGCCTGTTTGACTTTTTGCTCCAATTTTGCTCCACCTGTTGCCGAGAAGAGTGGAGCAAAACGGAGCGAGACATGGCGACACTGCGCAAACGCGGCCCCTTCCAGTGGGAGGCCAGAATCCGCAAAAGAGGCTACCCCACCACCTGCAAGACCTTCGACACCAAGGCTGAGGCGGAAGCCTGGGCCAAGGACGTCGAGACCAACATGAACAGAAGCCTCTTTGTATCCGCCAAGGAGGCCGAGCAATACACGCTGAGCGAGTGCCTCGATCGCTACATCGAAGAGTACGTCCCGCGCCTGAAAAATCCCAAGCGGGAGATTGACCGCGCCCGATTCATCCAAAGGAGGCCCCTCGCCCACCGGATCATGGCCACCATCCGGGCCAAAGACATTGCCGACTTCCGGCGGGAGCGGGAAGCTGAGGGCGTAAGCGGCAACACCATCCGTCTGGATTTCGCCGTGCTCTCCAAGCTCTTCAACTATGCCCGCTCGGACTGGGGCATGGAAAGCCTGCAAAACCCTGTGTCATTGGCCGCCAAGCCCAGGCCCGGCAAGGGCCGCGATCGACGCCTTGAGGAGGGCGAAGAGGAGCGCTTGCAGGAGGCCGCGTCGCCGCGATTCAGGCCGGTCATCCAATTCGCGCTGGAAACAGCCATGCGTCGGAAGGAGATCGCGGTGCTTGAATGGAAATACGTCAGCCTGGGAGGCCGCCATGTGGTCTTGCCGGAAACGAAGAACAACGAACCCCGCACGGTCCCGCTCGGCCCCACCGCGCTGGCCATCCTTCGCGAGCAACCGCGAAGCATCGATCAGAGGTCGGTGTTCGGCCTCACCGAGCAACAGATCACGACGGCCATGAGGATTGCTTGCAGAAAGGCCAAGCTCGAAGACCTCCGTTTCCATGACCTGCGTCACGAGGCCACCAGCCGTTTCTTCGAGCACACTGACCTGGACGTCATGGAGATCAAGGCCATCACCGGACACAAGACGCTTCAGATGCTGGCGCGGTACACGCACCTAAGGACGGCGCGGTTGGCTGACAGGTTGGCTGGGATGAAGAGAGGATAAATACGGGGAGACCTTGTACATCCCCCGGCTACAGACCATATTGATTGGGTTGCGTCAGGCGGTATCCGCGAGGCTATGGTAGGTCTCCTCCTCCTGGGCAAAGTGCAGCCTCAGGATCGCGTCGAGACCATAAAGAACACGCTGGAATTCAAGTATCAAGCGAGCATCGGGGCCTTCTGGCGGCAAGTCCTTTATCATGCGATGGAACAAAGTCGACAGTCGGATGATT is a genomic window containing:
- a CDS encoding integrase, whose protein sequence is MATLRKRGPFQWEARIRKRGYPTTCKTFDTKAEAEAWAKDVETNMNRSLFVSAKEAEQYTLSECLDRYIEEYVPRLKNPKREIDRARFIQRRPLAHRIMATIRAKDIADFRREREAEGVSGNTIRLDFAVLSKLFNYARSDWGMESLQNPVSLAAKPRPGKGRDRRLEEGEEERLQEAASPRFRPVIQFALETAMRRKEIAVLEWKYVSLGGRHVVLPETKNNEPRTVPLGPTALAILREQPRSIDQRSVFGLTEQQITTAMRIACRKAKLEDLRFHDLRHEATSRFFEHTDLDVMEIKAITGHKTLQMLARYTHLRTARLADRLAGMKRG